The DNA sequence CGAGCTATTCTCTAACGCCATCGAGGCCGCGCTCGCCGACTTTCGCTCCCAATCGTTCGGCTCGCCGCTGATCCCGGACTGGCGCCGGGTCGAGGTGGCGATGGATGGCGTTACCCGGGAGCTGCTCGAGGCGTACGAGAAGTCCTGACCGGGCTGGCCCTAAGTGGTCGAGTTCGTAAGTACGGCCACGCACCGAATGCGGCCGTATTTCCGGATTCGACCACTAAGCTAAACCCTGCGACGTTTCCCGGGATCGAAGGTCCATCGAAGTGCATGGCGACCGGGAAACCCAGGAAAGGAGGAGGCGATGAATCCCAGACCGATCCGCTGGATCGCGCCGGGTCTGCTCTCGCTGGCCGGCATCGCTGCGTTCGCCGGGGGGTGGGCGACCATCACGGTGGAGGACCTGCCCGACTACGTCGTGGCACGCCAGCCTGTCACCCTCGCCTTTGCGGTCCGCCAGCACGGCCGCGAGTTGCTCGAGGGACTGGCGCCCAGTCTGGAAGCCAGGGCCGGCGAGCTGGAAGTCAGGGCAGCGGCCACCCCTGGGGAAGGACCTGGCCGCTACCGTGCCGTGCTGGCCCTGCCTCAGCCGGGTGACTGGACCATCACGCTCCGCAGCGGGTTCAGAAGCAGCAAGCTGGCGCTCCTGCCCCTGAAGGCGACGGAACCCGGCAGGCCTGCGCCCACCCCGCTCCCGGACACCGAGCGCGGCCATCGACTCTTCGTGGCCAAGGGCTGCCTCACGTGCCATCTGCACGCCGAGGTCAGGGGCTCCGGCGCGGTTCCGGTCGGCCCGGAGCTGACGGGCCGGCGCTACCCGGCCGACTACCTGGCGAAGTTTCTTGCCGATCCGGCCTCGGCCTCGCCGGCGAAGGGGACGGCGAAGATGCCTGACCTGGATCTCAAGCCGCGGGAGATCGCGGCTCTGGTGGCGTTCCTCAACACGGAGCGGCACGCACTGCGCTAGACTGCCGTTGCATCCCGAGGCGCTGCGTTGCTCCTCCTCGTGGAAATAGCTCTGCTATTCCTCCGTCGCCCTCACCCCACGCAACGTTACGTTGCGTGGGGACCCCGGTCGCGCCTTGCGGTTCGGGCGCAGCCGCAGTCCTGGTGCTCACCGGACTTCGGAGGCGAGCTCTCCTGACTAGTGGTCAGCCTCCCTTGCTGCAACGTATAATCTCACCGCCCGGCACACGAGAACGCGGAGTCCGTCCGGCGGATTGATGTGAATCGACAGCGCCCGCGCGCAAGGTGCCTCCTCCTGCTGCTCGCCGTTGGCGCGTGCGGCTCCCTCACGGATTCGCCGGCGCCGGCGATCCTCGAGGCGGAGCTGAGCGAGTCGGGCCCACTGGTCCGCACGCTCAGGCTGAGGCTCGAGCAGCCCGCGCCGGTGACCGTGATATACGGGACGAATGAGGGTAAAGATCTTCGCGTTCATTCCCCGGCTGCCTCGACGCACAGCATCCTGCTGGCGAGACTCCGGGCGGGCCGCACCTACGAGTACCGGGTGGCCGGCACGGCTTTGCTGGGGACCTTCCAGACCGAGAGCCTGCCCGCCGACCTGGCGCAGATCGGCTTCAAGCCGTGGGGCAGGCCCAGCGTGCCGCTCGTTCTCCTTCATCTGTTCAACGAGCAGGGGTTCCGCGGCTACGTGGCGGTGGACGCGGAGGGCGAGGTTGTGTGGTACTGGCGCACGCGCCACCTGCTGTCCAGCCATGAGCACTTGCGGCGATGGGCAGGGCGCTTTACCTTGCACCGGCTGGCGGGGGGAGGCCGCTCGCGCTCCGCGCCCATGCAACAGTCACGCAACCCAACTCGACCGCCCAACACGAACAACCCAGCCAGCTGAGCGTTGACCCCTTTTCCCGGGCAACGCCAGGCCCAGGGCCGGCATTTATCTTTGCGCCTGCCCCCCGCGCGGCTTGCCAGGCCGGCACGACGTTTTGTCTGCCTGGCCGGGTTGCTGGGCGTCGCCATCTTCGCCTGCATTGACAATCCGGACCCGCTGGGTCCGGACCGCCCGGCGGGCCCCGTTGCGCTGAAGTTCTCCGCCCGCTACGTCGGCGTTGCCGACCCGGAGGACCCGCCCATCAATCACATCCGGATCCGCGCCGTGGAAGAGGGGAGCGCCCGGGAGCTGCGCCTGATTTCCCAGGACCTGGACCCGGCCGCGACCGAATGGCAGCAGGAAATCAAATTCGACTTGCCGGGCGGCCGCGGGATCGCCATCCTGGTCTCGGTCGAACTGCTGCACAAGGACCCGGCTCTGGGCGAGAGCGGAGAGTGGAGCGCGCTCTCCAACCAGATCCGGATGTTCCCGGGGGACGTGAAGGAGATCGAGCTAATCTTCTACCGCGGCCCGCTCGCCAACCTCACCATCACTCGCCTGCGCATCAACCGCCCCATCCCGATCATCACCGAGGGGGACACGCTGCCTCTGTCGGCCACGGTGGAAGGGGCCAGCGGCAGGCCGCGCCTTTTCTGGAGGAGTCTGGACACGGCGACCGCCACCGTGAGCCGCAACACGGGCGCGGTCACGGCCAAGCTGCCGGGCTCCGCGCGCGTGGTCGTGGCCGCCGGCCCGAGGGCCGACACGGCCGTGGTGCAGGTCCGGCAGAAGATCGTGCGCATCGCGGTGAGTCCGGACACGGGGCGCGCGTCCAGCCTGGGCCAGGAGGTCACGTTCACGGCCAGGGCGTTTGATCCGCGCGGCGCCGAAGTAGGCGACGTCGCCTTCACCTGGGCCGCACCCGATTCTGCGGTCGCCGCCTCCACGGGCGGCGGGCGCTTCGTGGCGCGGGGCAATGGCCGGGCGCAAGTCCAGGCCACGGTGGACCGGGAGCCCGGCGTGGTCGGCCGCAGCCTTCTGCTCGTCGAGCAGCGGCTGGCCCGGATCGAGGTCTCGCCCGCCACCCACACCTTTACGGCGCTGGGGCAGACACAGCAGATGACGGCTACGGCTCGCGACGCGCTGGGCTCGGCCATCCCCGGCAAGTCCTTTGCCTGGAGCAGCTCCGACCCCGGCGTGGTCGACGTCAGCACGGCAGGACTGGCCACAGCGGCGGCCCAGGGCACGGCCACGATCCAGGCGAGCAGCGAAGGGCTGACGGGCGCAGCCAGCCTCGCGGTCGAGCAACGGCCGGCCAGCCTTGCCGTCGCTCCGGCCGCGCTCAGCTTCAGCTCGCTGGGGGCGACGTCGCAGCTCACGGCCACCGTGCGGGACGCGAACGGCCACGTCGCTCCGGGCGCCGCCGTGAGCTGGTCGAGTGCCAACCCGGCGATTGCCACAGTGTCCGCCACCGGGCTGGTGACGGCGGTCGCCAACGGCGCCACCGCCGTCACGGCGTCCAGTGGCAGCGCCTCGGCCAGCGCGTCCATCACCGTAGCGCAAGCCGCCAGCCGGCTGGAGAAGGCCAGCGGCGACAGCCAGTCCGCGACCGTGGGGACGACGCTCGGCGCCGAGCCGACGGTGCGGGTAACCGACACCAACGGCTACGCCGTGGCGGGCGTGAGCGTGAGCTGGGCCGTGGCCTCGGGCGGCGGCAGCGTGGCGTCGGCCACTAGCCAGACCGACGCCAGCGGCCTGGCCAGCACGGGGTGGGTGCTGGGCACGGCCGCGGGGGCGCAGACGCTCACCGCCTCCGTCCAGGGAGTGGGCAGCGTCACCTTCAGCGCTACAGCGCTGGCGGGCGCGGCCGCCACCGTCGAGAAGGTGGCAGGCGACGGCCAGACGGCCATCGTGGCGACCGCCGTGGCCGTCGCCCCGAAGGTCCGGGTCCTGGACAGCAACGGCAACCCCGTCACCGGCGCCACGGTGACGTTCGCAGTGGCCAGCGGCGGCGGCAGTGTGACAGGCGCCACGCAGGCCACGGGGAATGATGGTACCGCTGCGGTTGGAAGCTGGACGCTGGGCACCACCGTCGGGACCAACACGCTGATCGCGTCCGCGAGCGGCGCCAGCAGTGTAACCTTCAGTGCCACGGGCACGCCCGGCGCCGCCTCGGCGGCTACCTCCACGGTCGGCGTCAACCCCAGCACCATCGGGGCCGATGGTACGAGCACGGCCACCATCACCGTCCAGCTCAAGGACGCTTATGGCAACAACCTGACCTCGAGCGGCGGGACGGTGACCGTCGCCTCGACGCTGGGGACGGTTTCCGCGGTGACGGACAACGGCAACGGCAGCTACACCGCCACCCTGACGGCCGGCACCACCGGCGGCACAGCGCGAGTGACGGCCGGGCTGGACGGCGCGAACCTGGCCTCCGAGGCCACCGTCACCTTCACTCCGGCCACCACCACGCGCCTCGTGGTCAGCGGGCCGGGCAGCGTGAGCGCCGGCTGGAGCGCAACGGTCACGATCACGGCCGCCGATCCCGGCGGGAACGCGGTCACGAGCTACGCCGGCACGAAATCGATCACCTTCAGCGGCGCCTCCTCGGCGGGCAGCTACACCCCCGCTGCCGAGACCAGCACCGGGACGCCCGTGAGCTTCGGGAACCCGACGTCGCTGGTCTTCACCAACGGAGTGGCCACCACGCGGCTGTGGCTCTACAAGGCCGAGACCGCCGTGATCGCCGCGACCGATGGCACACTCTCCGCCACCGGCTCCGACCGGCTGACCATCACCGTGCTGCCTGCAAACCTGGCCAGCTTCTCCCTCACGCTGAACGCCTCCCAAACCAATGGCGTCAGCTTCACGGGAACCAATACGCTGACGGCGCTGGACGGCTACGGCAACACCGTGACCACGTTCGACGCCGCGGTCGAGATCGTCACCATCACCACTTCACTGAGCGGCACGGTGAGCGGCCTGGGCTCCGCCGGCAACGCCGTCCTGAACCGGTCGTCCGACTTCAGCAGCGGGGTGGCCGACCTGACCGGCAAGCTCACGTACACCGGTAACGTAGGCACCGGCACGTTCACCGCTACGACGGCCAACGGTCAATTCGGCGCCTCGGGGAACGTCACGGTCCAGGCGGGCGCGGCCAACCGCGTTACCCTGAGCGGCCCTGCCTCCGTGACCGCCGGCTCCGTGAGCAGCGCGCTCACGCTCACCGCCAAGGACGTCAGCCACAACGTGTCCACGGTGAGCCAGACCACAGTCTTCAACCTGAGCACCAGCTCGACCGGCAGCGCCGCCTTTTACTCCGACGCCGGCGGAACGGTGGCCATCACGCAGGTGACCATTGCCGCCGGCAGCTCGAGCGCGACCTTCTACTACAAGGACCTGCTGGCCGGTTCGGCGACCCTCACGGCCTCCTTAGCCAGCGGCATGTCGATCGGCAACGCGA is a window from the Gemmatimonadota bacterium genome containing:
- a CDS encoding Ig-like domain-containing protein, whose translation is MRLPPARLARPARRFVCLAGLLGVAIFACIDNPDPLGPDRPAGPVALKFSARYVGVADPEDPPINHIRIRAVEEGSARELRLISQDLDPAATEWQQEIKFDLPGGRGIAILVSVELLHKDPALGESGEWSALSNQIRMFPGDVKEIELIFYRGPLANLTITRLRINRPIPIITEGDTLPLSATVEGASGRPRLFWRSLDTATATVSRNTGAVTAKLPGSARVVVAAGPRADTAVVQVRQKIVRIAVSPDTGRASSLGQEVTFTARAFDPRGAEVGDVAFTWAAPDSAVAASTGGGRFVARGNGRAQVQATVDREPGVVGRSLLLVEQRLARIEVSPATHTFTALGQTQQMTATARDALGSAIPGKSFAWSSSDPGVVDVSTAGLATAAAQGTATIQASSEGLTGAASLAVEQRPASLAVAPAALSFSSLGATSQLTATVRDANGHVAPGAAVSWSSANPAIATVSATGLVTAVANGATAVTASSGSASASASITVAQAASRLEKASGDSQSATVGTTLGAEPTVRVTDTNGYAVAGVSVSWAVASGGGSVASATSQTDASGLASTGWVLGTAAGAQTLTASVQGVGSVTFSATALAGAAATVEKVAGDGQTAIVATAVAVAPKVRVLDSNGNPVTGATVTFAVASGGGSVTGATQATGNDGTAAVGSWTLGTTVGTNTLIASASGASSVTFSATGTPGAASAATSTVGVNPSTIGADGTSTATITVQLKDAYGNNLTSSGGTVTVASTLGTVSAVTDNGNGSYTATLTAGTTGGTARVTAGLDGANLASEATVTFTPATTTRLVVSGPGSVSAGWSATVTITAADPGGNAVTSYAGTKSITFSGASSAGSYTPAAETSTGTPVSFGNPTSLVFTNGVATTRLWLYKAETAVIAATDGTLSATGSDRLTITVLPANLASFSLTLNASQTNGVSFTGTNTLTALDGYGNTVTTFDAAVEIVTITTSLSGTVSGLGSAGNAVLNRSSDFSSGVADLTGKLTYTGNVGTGTFTATTANGQFGASGNVTVQAGAANRVTLSGPASVTAGSVSSALTLTAKDVSHNVSTVSQTTVFNLSTSSTGSAAFYSDAGGTVAITQVTIAAGSSSATFYYKDLLAGSATLTASLASGMSIGNASYQLTVNPGSATQVTLRGPTSVTAGSVTTALTITAKDASGNPGAVTSATTFNLSSNSTGTTTFYSDGAGTTAISQATMAAGDSTATLYYKDLKAGTPTVTVTRVSGMSVGSATVQFTVSAGSFTKLQILLPGETAAAGTSTGKTGSPSSIIAGTAMTATVNAVDANWNLVNTVTDVVAITSSDGAATLPASANLVAGTKNFSVTLQTAGSQSVTASDVTD
- a CDS encoding cytochrome c, encoding MNPRPIRWIAPGLLSLAGIAAFAGGWATITVEDLPDYVVARQPVTLAFAVRQHGRELLEGLAPSLEARAGELEVRAAATPGEGPGRYRAVLALPQPGDWTITLRSGFRSSKLALLPLKATEPGRPAPTPLPDTERGHRLFVAKGCLTCHLHAEVRGSGAVPVGPELTGRRYPADYLAKFLADPASASPAKGTAKMPDLDLKPREIAALVAFLNTERHALR
- a CDS encoding glucosyl-3-phosphoglycerate synthase, with translation ELFSNAIEAALADFRSQSFGSPLIPDWRRVEVAMDGVTRELLEAYEKS